One part of the Streptomyces sp. NBC_00286 genome encodes these proteins:
- a CDS encoding RICIN domain-containing protein: MTRAHQGDENHAGTTAGAKASAGAGPHTSTPDTQLTALIRADTATAYPALRELRLRHRPAVLAYARLCAMDEPGARRLTAQAFALAARETARGVEPRGPWRHKLLLLVTRVAAAWATDDRGNRLHPDLLTHLRETSADDREPPMLAAFQGLPTRVQGLVWYTVVDEEPDAGAAVYLGFTPQDVTYGKESAFQSLRQACLKARLANSGDPRCQGFRRLIEEAVRPEHPRYGMDLDAHISQCAHCAAAYEEQCALRDTPRTASADGLLVWGGAAYASDGSTAPGRASRRARTARHSRTRTTAAAAWLPSRRFGLASAALGIAVAPLLMYLLSSNSSQPQRAANSVPPPTRPPAVTVTPTISATSSPSPSPTRRTKSPEPTKTSKPPQPSRTPRPSPTPEKPKPPAPHPPNGAYAQVVNAGSGLCLDIDGAPQNGTDVDAATCTSSRDQRWRVDSGRGVLQSYAYPGYCLDSRGSVSRGLGIWECDAVYGPNGRNLTFTVGGDGVIRPAIAPDHAVTAYGNRLFLIPAQGRDEQRWTAGAAPA, encoded by the coding sequence ATGACTCGGGCGCATCAGGGCGACGAGAACCACGCAGGAACAACGGCAGGCGCGAAGGCGAGCGCGGGCGCCGGCCCGCACACCAGCACGCCCGACACACAGCTCACCGCGCTGATACGCGCCGACACCGCCACCGCGTACCCCGCGCTGCGCGAGCTGCGCCTGCGGCACCGGCCCGCCGTGCTGGCGTACGCGCGGCTGTGTGCCATGGACGAGCCCGGCGCACGTCGGCTCACGGCCCAGGCGTTCGCGCTGGCCGCCCGCGAGACGGCGCGCGGCGTCGAGCCGCGCGGACCGTGGCGGCACAAGCTTCTGTTGCTGGTCACGCGCGTGGCCGCCGCATGGGCCACCGACGACCGCGGCAACCGCCTCCATCCGGACCTGCTGACCCACCTGCGCGAGACGAGTGCCGACGACCGCGAACCGCCGATGCTCGCCGCGTTCCAGGGCCTTCCGACGCGTGTCCAGGGCCTCGTCTGGTACACGGTCGTGGACGAGGAGCCCGACGCCGGAGCGGCCGTCTACCTGGGATTCACGCCGCAGGACGTGACGTACGGGAAGGAGTCGGCCTTCCAGTCGCTGCGCCAGGCCTGTCTGAAGGCCCGGCTGGCCAACTCCGGCGATCCGCGCTGCCAGGGCTTCCGGCGACTGATCGAGGAGGCGGTACGCCCCGAGCATCCGCGGTACGGAATGGATCTGGACGCCCACATCTCGCAGTGCGCGCACTGCGCCGCCGCGTACGAGGAGCAGTGCGCGCTGCGGGACACCCCGCGCACCGCGTCGGCCGACGGGTTGCTGGTGTGGGGCGGCGCGGCTTACGCCTCGGACGGATCCACCGCGCCTGGTCGTGCTTCCCGGCGCGCCCGGACTGCCAGGCACTCCCGGACCCGGACCACTGCGGCAGCGGCCTGGCTGCCGTCGCGACGCTTCGGGCTCGCCTCGGCGGCGCTCGGCATCGCGGTGGCTCCCCTGCTGATGTACCTGCTCTCGTCGAACAGTTCGCAGCCCCAACGCGCCGCCAACTCCGTACCCCCACCCACGCGGCCGCCCGCGGTGACGGTGACGCCGACGATCTCGGCGACGTCGTCCCCGTCGCCTTCACCGACGCGCAGGACCAAGTCCCCTGAACCGACGAAGACTTCGAAGCCCCCACAGCCTTCCAGGACGCCGCGCCCCTCGCCCACTCCCGAGAAGCCGAAACCCCCCGCACCCCACCCGCCCAACGGCGCCTACGCCCAGGTGGTGAACGCCGGGTCGGGCCTGTGCCTGGACATCGACGGCGCCCCGCAGAACGGCACGGACGTCGACGCGGCCACCTGCACGTCCTCTCGCGACCAACGGTGGCGGGTCGACTCCGGGCGTGGCGTGCTGCAGTCGTACGCATACCCCGGCTACTGCCTGGACAGCCGTGGCTCCGTCAGCCGTGGCCTCGGCATCTGGGAGTGCGACGCGGTCTACGGCCCCAACGGCCGGAACCTGACGTTCACCGTGGGCGGCGACGGTGTGATCCGCCCGGCGATCGCCCCGGACCACGCGGTGACCGCGTACGGGAACCGCCTGTTCCTGATTCCGGCGCAGGGGCGGGACGAGCAGCGGTGGACGGCGGGGGCGGCTCCCGCCTGA
- the hutU gene encoding urocanate hydratase produces MSGPLPPVSHHHPQTRPYGPPPSPIRAPRGTELSALGWQQEAALRMLQNNLDPEVAEHPDKLVVYGGTGKAARDWRSFDAMVRTLRTLKQDETMLVQSGRPVGVMQTHEWAPRVLIANSNLVGDWANWEEFRRLEQLGLTMYGQMTAGSWIYIGTQGILQGTYETFAAVAAKRFGGSLAGTITLTAGLGGMGGAQPLAVTMNDGVAICIDCDPRAIERRIEHRYLDVRADSLEHALQLAVEARDARRPLSIGLLGNAAELLPRMLAEGAPVDIVTDQTSAHDPLSYLPLGVDFDDMASYAAKDPAGFTTRARESMARHVEAMVGFMDAGAEVFDYGNSIRGEAQLVGYERAFAFPGFVPAYIRPLFCEGKGPFRWAALSGEASDIAKTDKAILDLFPENESLHRWIKMAGERVHFQGLPARICWLGYGERDRAGERFNDMVASGELQAPLVIGRDHLDSGSVASPYRETEAMLDGSDAIADWPLLNAMVNIASGASWVSLHHGGGVGMGRSIHAGQVSVADGTALAGEKIRRVLTNDPGMGVIRHVDAGYDIAASVADERGVRVPMREGE; encoded by the coding sequence ATGTCAGGACCACTCCCACCCGTCTCCCACCACCACCCTCAAACGAGGCCCTACGGGCCGCCCCCCAGTCCCATACGAGCACCGCGCGGTACGGAACTGAGCGCCCTGGGATGGCAGCAAGAAGCCGCCCTGCGGATGCTGCAGAACAACCTGGACCCCGAGGTCGCCGAGCACCCCGACAAGCTCGTCGTCTACGGCGGCACCGGCAAGGCCGCCCGCGACTGGCGCTCCTTCGACGCCATGGTCCGTACGCTGCGCACCCTCAAGCAGGACGAGACGATGCTCGTCCAGTCCGGCCGCCCGGTCGGCGTCATGCAGACCCACGAGTGGGCGCCGCGCGTGCTCATCGCCAACTCGAACCTCGTGGGCGACTGGGCGAACTGGGAGGAGTTCCGGCGCCTGGAGCAGCTCGGACTCACCATGTACGGCCAGATGACGGCCGGTTCGTGGATCTACATCGGTACGCAGGGCATCCTGCAGGGCACCTACGAGACGTTCGCCGCGGTCGCCGCGAAGCGGTTCGGGGGTTCGCTCGCCGGGACGATCACGCTCACCGCCGGACTCGGTGGCATGGGTGGCGCCCAGCCGCTCGCCGTGACGATGAACGACGGCGTCGCGATCTGTATCGACTGTGACCCGCGGGCCATCGAGCGCCGTATCGAGCACCGGTACCTGGACGTACGGGCCGACTCCCTCGAGCACGCCCTCCAACTGGCCGTGGAGGCGCGCGACGCCCGCCGTCCGCTGTCGATCGGGCTGCTCGGCAACGCCGCCGAACTGCTGCCGCGCATGCTCGCCGAGGGCGCCCCCGTCGACATCGTGACCGACCAGACCTCGGCCCACGATCCGCTGTCCTATCTGCCGCTCGGCGTGGACTTCGACGACATGGCCTCGTACGCGGCCAAGGACCCGGCGGGCTTCACCACCCGTGCCCGCGAGTCCATGGCCCGGCATGTAGAGGCCATGGTCGGCTTCATGGACGCCGGTGCCGAGGTCTTCGACTACGGCAACTCCATCCGTGGCGAGGCCCAACTCGTCGGCTATGAGCGGGCGTTCGCCTTCCCCGGCTTCGTGCCCGCCTACATCCGGCCGCTGTTCTGCGAGGGCAAGGGCCCCTTCCGGTGGGCCGCGCTGTCCGGTGAGGCCTCGGACATCGCCAAGACCGACAAGGCGATCCTCGACCTCTTCCCCGAGAACGAATCCCTCCACCGCTGGATCAAGATGGCCGGTGAGCGGGTGCACTTCCAGGGGCTTCCGGCTCGGATCTGCTGGCTCGGGTACGGGGAGCGGGACCGGGCGGGGGAGCGGTTCAACGACATGGTCGCGAGCGGTGAGTTGCAGGCCCCGCTCGTCATCGGCCGCGACCATCTCGACAGCGGCTCCGTGGCCTCCCCGTACCGCGAGACCGAAGCCATGCTGGACGGCTCCGACGCCATCGCCGACTGGCCGCTGCTGAACGCCATGGTGAACATCGCGTCGGGGGCGTCCTGGGTCTCCCTTCACCACGGGGGCGGAGTGGGGATGGGGCGGTCCATCCATGCGGGTCAGGTGTCCGTGGCCGACGGCACGGCGCTGGCCGGGGAGAAGATTCGCCGGGTGCTGACGAATGACCCGGGGATGGGTGTCATCCGGCATGTGGACGCCGGGTACGACATCGCGGCGTCGGTGGCGGATGAGCGGGGCGTGCGGGTGCCTATGCGGGAGGGCGAGTGA
- a CDS encoding formimidoylglutamate deiminase, with the protein MTHPHARPRTQTYWLEHAWLDSFVEPGVAVEVADGRIAAVRTGIDTPPPGAEVLRGLTIPGLANAHSHAFHRALRGTVQVGSGTFWTWREVMYATADRLTPETYHALARAVYAEMAFAGITCVGEFHYVHHAPGGTPYADPNAMGEALIDAAAEAGIRITLLDTAYLSSGFGQPPDTHQLRFSDGSADAWAERCSVLKDRDHLRIGAAIHSVRAVPARELATVARWAEERRAPLHVHLSEQTAENDACRAAHGCTPTRLLADHGVLGPRTTGVHNTHLTDEDIALLGDSTTGTCMCPTTERDLADGIGPAAALQKAGSPLSLGSDSHAVIDLLEEARAMELNERLRTRTRGHWTAAALLRAASAGGHAALGWDDAGTIETGALADLTTIALDSVRTAGPLPRLGAETAVFAATAADVRHTIVAGRHVVRDGVHTLVPDVPQALAQAVEALRA; encoded by the coding sequence ATGACCCACCCACACGCCCGCCCCCGCACGCAGACGTACTGGCTGGAGCACGCCTGGCTCGACTCGTTCGTCGAGCCAGGCGTGGCCGTCGAGGTCGCCGACGGCCGGATCGCGGCCGTCCGTACGGGCATCGACACTCCGCCGCCGGGCGCCGAGGTTCTCCGCGGGCTGACGATCCCCGGTCTCGCGAACGCCCACTCGCATGCTTTTCACCGCGCTCTACGCGGCACCGTCCAGGTCGGTTCCGGGACTTTCTGGACCTGGCGCGAGGTCATGTACGCCACCGCCGACCGGCTGACCCCGGAGACGTACCACGCCCTCGCCCGCGCGGTGTACGCCGAGATGGCGTTCGCCGGCATCACCTGCGTCGGCGAGTTCCACTACGTCCACCACGCCCCCGGCGGCACCCCCTACGCCGACCCCAACGCGATGGGCGAGGCGCTCATCGACGCCGCCGCCGAAGCCGGTATCCGTATCACCCTCCTCGACACCGCCTACCTTTCTTCCGGCTTCGGACAGCCGCCCGACACCCACCAGCTGCGCTTCTCCGACGGGAGCGCGGACGCCTGGGCGGAACGCTGTTCAGTTCTCAAGGACCGGGATCACCTGCGGATCGGTGCGGCCATCCACTCCGTACGGGCCGTGCCCGCGCGGGAGTTGGCCACGGTGGCGCGCTGGGCCGAGGAGCGGCGGGCCCCGCTCCATGTGCACCTGTCCGAGCAGACGGCGGAGAACGACGCCTGCCGGGCCGCGCACGGCTGCACCCCCACCCGGCTGCTCGCCGACCACGGTGTGCTCGGCCCGCGCACGACGGGCGTCCACAACACCCACCTCACCGACGAGGACATCGCGCTGCTCGGCGACTCCACGACCGGCACGTGCATGTGCCCCACCACCGAACGCGACCTCGCCGACGGCATCGGACCTGCCGCCGCCCTGCAGAAGGCCGGCTCGCCGCTCTCCCTCGGCTCTGACAGCCACGCCGTCATCGACCTGCTCGAAGAGGCGCGCGCGATGGAGCTGAACGAGCGCCTGCGCACCCGTACACGCGGTCACTGGACGGCTGCCGCCCTCCTCCGGGCGGCCTCGGCGGGCGGCCACGCCGCCCTCGGCTGGGACGACGCGGGCACCATCGAGACCGGCGCGCTCGCCGACCTCACGACGATCGCGCTCGACTCGGTCAGAACAGCGGGGCCGCTGCCAAGGCTTGGCGCCGAGACGGCCGTATTCGCCGCGACAGCGGCGGACGTACGGCACACGATCGTGGCCGGACGGCACGTCGTACGAGACGGGGTCCACACGCTCGTACCCGATGTGCCGCAAGCCCTCGCGCAGGCAGTCGAAGCCCTGCGCGCCTGA
- a CDS encoding roadblock/LC7 domain-containing protein codes for MAAEAEVLDELHRLRARVPQLTGALAASVDGLVIAQDTPGVEPEGLAALTAAALGVAVRLADATGRGDLRELLVRGTHGYVATYSAGSSAVLTLLAQDRVNVGRLHLEGRRAATRIGELADAATARATPPPRTAGATAVGKAQSRAPSPTTDKSALPTRPTKPPRARTPRTTQTAQAASRAAQTAGSAQANGRSTSRTTGRTTTNTPTTNES; via the coding sequence ATGGCGGCGGAGGCCGAAGTCCTCGACGAACTCCACCGGTTACGGGCCCGTGTACCCCAGCTGACCGGCGCGCTCGCGGCCAGCGTCGACGGCCTGGTCATCGCCCAGGACACCCCGGGCGTGGAACCGGAGGGCCTGGCCGCGCTGACCGCCGCCGCACTCGGCGTCGCCGTGCGGCTGGCGGACGCCACCGGCCGGGGCGACCTCCGCGAGCTGCTCGTCCGCGGCACGCACGGCTACGTGGCGACGTACTCGGCCGGCTCCTCGGCCGTACTGACACTGCTGGCGCAGGACCGGGTCAACGTCGGACGCCTGCACCTGGAGGGACGACGCGCCGCGACCCGTATCGGCGAGCTGGCCGACGCGGCAACGGCCCGGGCGACTCCACCTCCCCGCACCGCCGGAGCCACCGCCGTGGGCAAGGCCCAGTCCCGGGCCCCCTCCCCGACCACGGACAAGTCCGCACTTCCGACGCGCCCCACAAAGCCCCCACGAGCCAGAACCCCACGGACCACACAGACCGCACAGGCCGCCTCGCGAGCCGCGCAGACCGCAGGCAGCGCACAGGCAAACGGGCGGAGCACCAGCCGGACCACCGGCCGAACCACCACCAACACCCCTACCACCAACGAGAGTTGA
- a CDS encoding allantoate amidohydrolase — translation MAEPGSKVEQASALVGKRPASSSFHEMWLDLSPIGRHPASGGYRRFAWTGADVECRAWFEAQARARGLAYEVDRNGNQWAWLGDPAAGGAVVTGSHLDSVPDGGAFDGPLGVVSSFAALDELRSRNVQFSKPLAIVNFGDEEGARFGLACVGSRLAAGELTVEQAHRLKDADGVSLPTAMEGAGYDPDAIGPDPERLARIGAFVELHVEQGRALDLTGDCVGIASAIWPHGRWRFDFRGEANHAGTTRLVDRRDPMLSYAETVLAARREAQLAGAVATFGKISVEPNGVNAIPSLVRGWLDSRAADQASLDTVVSGIERAAREYADAHGIELDVVRESFTPVVEFDHALRDELARILGTGTDLKVPVLGTGAGHDAGILSGSIPTAMLFVRNPTGVSHSPAEYATEDDCVAGVLALADVLEGLACT, via the coding sequence GTGGCTGAGCCTGGCTCGAAGGTTGAGCAAGCCTCAGCCCTAGTCGGCAAGCGGCCTGCCTCTTCCTCGTTCCACGAGATGTGGCTTGACCTCAGCCCCATCGGGCGCCACCCCGCCTCCGGTGGCTACCGGCGGTTCGCCTGGACCGGGGCCGATGTCGAGTGTCGGGCCTGGTTCGAGGCGCAGGCCCGGGCTCGAGGGCTTGCCTACGAGGTGGACCGGAACGGGAATCAGTGGGCCTGGCTCGGGGATCCCGCTGCCGGGGGCGCTGTCGTCACTGGGTCCCATCTCGACTCCGTCCCCGATGGCGGTGCCTTCGATGGCCCCCTCGGTGTCGTGTCCTCCTTCGCCGCTCTGGACGAACTGCGGAGCAGGAACGTGCAGTTCAGCAAGCCCCTCGCCATCGTGAACTTCGGGGACGAGGAAGGGGCTCGGTTCGGGCTGGCCTGTGTCGGGTCGCGGCTCGCGGCCGGAGAGCTCACCGTCGAGCAGGCACATCGGCTCAAGGACGCCGACGGTGTCAGCCTGCCGACGGCGATGGAGGGTGCCGGGTACGACCCGGACGCCATCGGGCCGGACCCCGAGCGGCTTGCCCGGATCGGGGCGTTCGTCGAGCTGCATGTCGAGCAGGGGCGTGCCCTTGACCTGACCGGCGACTGTGTCGGGATCGCCAGCGCCATCTGGCCGCATGGGCGGTGGCGGTTCGACTTCCGGGGTGAGGCCAACCATGCGGGGACCACTCGGCTCGTGGACCGCCGCGACCCCATGCTGTCGTACGCGGAGACCGTGCTCGCGGCCCGTCGCGAGGCCCAACTCGCCGGTGCCGTCGCCACCTTCGGCAAGATCTCCGTCGAGCCGAACGGTGTGAACGCCATCCCCTCCCTCGTCCGCGGCTGGCTCGACTCCCGCGCTGCGGACCAGGCGAGCCTCGACACCGTCGTCAGCGGCATCGAGCGGGCGGCTCGCGAGTACGCCGACGCGCACGGCATCGAACTCGACGTCGTCCGCGAGTCGTTCACCCCCGTCGTCGAGTTCGACCACGCCCTGCGCGACGAACTCGCCCGCATCCTGGGAACCGGCACGGATCTCAAGGTTCCCGTCCTCGGCACCGGCGCCGGGCACGACGCCGGCATCCTCTCCGGGAGCATCCCGACCGCCATGCTGTTCGTGCGCAACCCCACCGGCGTCTCGCACTCCCCGGCCGAGTACGCCACCGAGGACGACTGCGTGGCCGGGGTACTCGCCCTGGCCGACGTACTGGAAGGGCTGGCTTGCACATGA
- a CDS encoding APC family permease, with amino-acid sequence MSTTETTTGAQSPAEEPGLKRAIGPKLLVLFVIGDILGTGIYATTGAVAGKVGGALWLPFVIGFVVAILTAASYVELVGKYPKAAGAALYTQKAFKVPFITFIVAFMVMASGLSSASAAARAFSGDYLSELTGDALPPTLIAICFILILAALNLRGVSESVKTNVVLTLVELTGLAIILAIGAYAVLTGDGEPSRLGEFEASGTGYALITSVLGATALGFFAFVGFEDSVNMAEETKDPVRTFPRAIFIGVAVTGTIYVLVALVSSLLVDHKVLEGSSGPLLEVVKAGGVDFPHKLFALIALFAVTNSALINIMMASRLCYGMANERILPRGMGRVLRRRRTPVVGIVFVTLLAIGLVSTGEIEGLGDTTAFLLLCVFAVVNIAVLVLRRDPVDHAHFRTPTFLPVLGAITALILASPLADRPADVYIRAAVLLAIGVSLWTVNKLVLRVRGEA; translated from the coding sequence TTGTCCACCACCGAAACCACCACGGGCGCGCAGTCGCCCGCCGAGGAACCGGGGCTCAAGCGCGCCATCGGCCCCAAACTGCTGGTCCTGTTCGTGATCGGCGACATTCTGGGGACCGGCATCTACGCCACGACCGGCGCCGTCGCGGGGAAGGTCGGCGGGGCGTTGTGGCTGCCGTTCGTCATCGGCTTCGTCGTGGCGATCCTGACGGCGGCGTCGTACGTCGAACTCGTCGGCAAGTACCCGAAGGCGGCCGGGGCGGCCCTCTACACGCAGAAGGCCTTCAAGGTCCCGTTCATCACCTTCATCGTCGCCTTCATGGTGATGGCCTCGGGCCTGTCGTCCGCGAGTGCGGCGGCCCGCGCGTTCAGCGGCGACTATCTCTCCGAGCTGACGGGGGACGCCCTCCCGCCGACGCTCATCGCCATCTGTTTCATCCTGATCCTCGCCGCCCTGAACCTGCGGGGCGTTTCGGAGTCGGTGAAGACGAACGTCGTCCTGACCCTGGTCGAGCTGACGGGCCTGGCGATCATCCTCGCGATCGGCGCGTACGCCGTGCTGACGGGGGACGGCGAGCCGTCCCGGCTGGGCGAGTTCGAGGCGAGCGGCACCGGATACGCCCTGATCACCAGCGTGTTGGGGGCCACGGCGCTGGGCTTCTTCGCTTTCGTGGGCTTCGAGGACTCGGTCAACATGGCGGAGGAGACGAAGGATCCCGTACGGACCTTCCCGCGGGCGATCTTCATCGGAGTGGCGGTGACGGGCACGATCTACGTGCTGGTGGCGCTCGTATCGTCGCTCCTGGTCGACCACAAGGTGCTGGAGGGGTCCAGCGGACCGCTTCTTGAGGTCGTGAAGGCGGGCGGCGTCGACTTCCCGCACAAACTCTTCGCGCTCATCGCGCTGTTCGCCGTCACCAACTCCGCGCTGATCAACATCATGATGGCCTCGCGCCTGTGCTACGGCATGGCCAACGAACGCATCCTGCCCCGTGGCATGGGCCGCGTCCTGCGCCGCCGCCGCACCCCCGTGGTCGGCATCGTCTTCGTCACCCTGCTCGCGATCGGCCTGGTCTCCACGGGCGAGATCGAGGGCCTGGGCGACACCACGGCGTTCCTCCTGCTGTGCGTCTTCGCCGTGGTCAACATCGCGGTTCTGGTCCTCCGCCGCGACCCCGTGGACCACGCCCACTTCCGCACCCCCACGTTCCTCCCGGTCCTGGGCGCGATCACCGCCCTGATCCTGGCCAGCCCCCTGGCCGACCGCCCGGCGGACGTGTACATCCGCGCCGCGGTACTGCTGGCGATCGGCGTGAGCTTGTGGACGGTGAACAAGCTGGTGCTTCGGGTACGGGGCGAGGCTTAA
- the hutI gene encoding imidazolonepropionase translates to MSSPTSIPTSSPTSSPTTVITNIASLVTNDPSLGDNSPLGLIQDAAVVIEGDRVAWTGESRKAPATDNRVDAGGRAVIPGFVDSHSHLVFAGDRTQEFNARMSGRPYSAGGIRTTVAATRAASDAELERNLTRYLTEALRQGTTTFETKSGYGLTVDDESRALRIASRHTDEVTYMGAHIVSPDYADDPAAYVALVTGDMLNACAPYARWIDVFCEKGAFDGDQARAILTAGKAAGLHPRIHANQLSYGPGVQLAVELDAASADHCTHLTDADVDALANSRTVATLLPGAEFSTRAEWPNARRLLDAGVTVALSTDCNPGSSFTSSVPFCIALAVRDMGMTPDEALWSATAGGAAALRRTDIGHLTPGAYADLAFLDAPSHVHLAYRPGVPLVGEVWRRGVREV, encoded by the coding sequence ATGAGCAGCCCGACGAGCATCCCCACAAGCAGTCCGACGAGCAGCCCGACCACCGTCATCACGAACATCGCCAGCCTGGTCACCAACGACCCCTCCCTCGGTGACAATTCCCCCCTTGGTCTGATCCAGGACGCGGCCGTCGTCATCGAAGGCGACCGCGTCGCATGGACCGGTGAATCAAGGAAAGCACCCGCCACTGACAATCGGGTCGACGCGGGCGGCCGGGCGGTGATCCCGGGCTTCGTCGACTCCCACTCGCACCTGGTCTTCGCGGGCGACCGCACGCAGGAGTTCAACGCCCGTATGTCGGGACGGCCCTACAGCGCGGGCGGTATCCGTACGACGGTGGCCGCGACGCGCGCGGCGAGCGACGCGGAACTGGAGCGCAACCTCACCCGTTACCTCACCGAGGCCCTCCGCCAGGGCACCACCACCTTCGAGACCAAGTCCGGCTACGGCCTCACCGTCGACGACGAGTCCCGCGCCCTGCGCATCGCGTCCCGGCACACGGACGAGGTCACGTACATGGGCGCGCACATCGTGTCCCCCGACTACGCCGACGACCCGGCGGCGTACGTAGCCCTCGTCACCGGCGACATGCTCAACGCCTGTGCCCCGTACGCCCGTTGGATCGACGTCTTCTGCGAGAAGGGCGCCTTCGACGGTGACCAGGCCCGCGCGATCCTCACGGCGGGCAAGGCGGCGGGCCTGCACCCGCGTATCCACGCCAACCAGCTCTCGTACGGCCCCGGCGTCCAGCTCGCCGTCGAACTCGACGCCGCGAGCGCCGACCACTGCACCCACCTCACCGACGCGGACGTGGACGCCCTGGCGAACAGCCGGACCGTCGCCACGCTGCTCCCCGGCGCCGAGTTCTCCACCCGCGCCGAGTGGCCGAACGCCCGCCGCCTCCTCGACGCCGGCGTCACGGTCGCCCTCTCCACGGACTGCAACCCGGGCTCGTCCTTCACCTCCTCCGTCCCGTTCTGTATCGCGCTGGCGGTACGGGACATGGGGATGACACCGGACGAGGCGCTCTGGTCGGCGACTGCCGGCGGCGCGGCAGCCCTCCGCCGCACGGACATCGGCCACCTCACTCCGGGCGCGTACGCCGACCTGGCCTTCCTCGACGCACCGAGCCATGTGCATCTGGCGTACCGCCCGGGCGTACCGCTGGTCGGCGAGGTGTGGCGGCGAGGCGTCCGCGAGGTCTGA
- a CDS encoding diaminopimelate decarboxylase, whose protein sequence is MTAYTGDTHPSGEAQDAADTAANGAARRDDAVRAVVEQGLVGPATPLVGLLDITGIRSSAAALRAAFDAVVAPGTPVLHAFAVKATPLVPVLRLLHEEGLGAEVASAGELALARAAGVPPSRTVLDSPAKTPAELREALALGIAVNADNPQELARIDGLVQSAATRSPIGLRVNPQVGGGSIEALSTATATSKFGVALRDEGAREWVVRAYLDRPWLTRLHAHSGSQGIPLELLARGAAQTYELAEEINERAGRRQIDTLDIGGGLPVNYASEAQSPAYAEYARLLARTVPGLFDGRYGLVTEFGRSLLAKHGVTLARVEYAKTAGGRAIAVTHAGVQVATRTVYAPATWPLRVEAYDAKGRPKAGPEVVQDVAGPACFAGDLLAEGRALPLLEQGDYVAALDTGAYNFAHHYAYNSLPRPGIYGFGPDGAGGVRFATVRTPQTLEEIVAESGGGHVGGLSEL, encoded by the coding sequence ATGACGGCATACACAGGGGACACGCACCCATCGGGCGAGGCGCAGGACGCGGCGGATACGGCGGCAAACGGGGCCGCGCGACGGGACGACGCCGTCCGCGCGGTCGTGGAACAGGGGCTCGTAGGCCCCGCCACTCCCCTCGTCGGGCTCCTCGACATCACCGGCATCCGCAGCTCGGCGGCGGCACTGCGCGCGGCCTTCGACGCGGTGGTCGCACCGGGCACGCCGGTGCTGCACGCGTTCGCGGTGAAGGCGACCCCGCTCGTGCCGGTACTGCGGCTGCTGCACGAGGAGGGCCTCGGCGCGGAGGTGGCGAGCGCCGGCGAACTGGCTCTGGCCCGCGCGGCCGGGGTGCCCCCGTCCCGTACGGTCCTCGACTCCCCGGCCAAGACCCCGGCGGAGCTGCGGGAGGCGCTGGCGCTCGGTATCGCGGTCAACGCGGACAACCCGCAGGAACTGGCCCGTATCGACGGCCTGGTCCAGTCGGCGGCCACCCGGTCACCTATCGGACTGCGGGTGAACCCGCAGGTCGGCGGGGGTTCGATCGAGGCGCTGTCCACGGCGACGGCGACCTCGAAGTTCGGGGTGGCGCTGCGGGACGAGGGGGCGCGCGAGTGGGTCGTACGGGCGTATCTGGACCGGCCGTGGCTGACCCGGCTGCACGCGCACTCCGGTTCGCAGGGGATACCGCTGGAGCTGCTGGCGCGGGGGGCGGCGCAGACGTACGAGCTCGCCGAGGAGATCAACGAGCGCGCCGGTCGCCGGCAGATCGACACGCTCGACATCGGCGGCGGGCTGCCGGTGAACTATGCCTCGGAGGCGCAGAGCCCGGCCTACGCGGAGTACGCGCGGCTGCTGGCCCGTACCGTGCCGGGGCTGTTCGACGGACGGTACGGGCTGGTCACGGAGTTCGGGCGGTCACTGCTCGCCAAGCACGGGGTGACGCTGGCACGGGTCGAGTACGCGAAGACGGCTGGCGGGCGCGCGATCGCGGTGACGCACGCGGGCGTGCAGGTGGCGACCCGCACGGTGTACGCGCCGGCGACGTGGCCGCTGCGGGTGGAGGCGTACGACGCGAAGGGGCGCCCCAAGGCCGGGCCCGAGGTCGTGCAGGACGTGGCGGGTCCCGCCTGTTTCGCGGGTGACCTGCTGGCAGAGGGGCGTGCGCTGCCGCTGCTCGAACAGGGCGACTACGTGGCCGCGCTGGACACGGGGGCGTACAACTTCGCGCACCATTACGCGTACAACTCGCTTCCGCGGCCGGGGATTTACGGGTTCGGGCCGGACGGGGCAGGCGGGGTGCGGTTCGCGACCGTGCGGACTCCGCAGACGCTGGAGGAGATCGTGGCGGAGTCGGGCGGGGGCCATGTGGGCGGTCTGTCGGAGCTGTAG